One genomic window of Staphylococcus hsinchuensis includes the following:
- a CDS encoding transaldolase: protein MSNLNVQVFADGADIEEMKADYVNKQVDGFTTNPSLMAKAGVKDYKAFAEEAVREIPDASISFEVFADDLETMEKEAEILKQYGDNVFVKIPIVNTKGESTLPLIKKLSADNVRLNVTAVYTMDQVKAITEAVTEGVPTYVSVFAGRIADTGVDPLPLMKEAVEVTHSKKGVQLLWASCREVLNVIQADEIGADIITCPPDVVKKVNNNIGRDVNELSVDTVKGFAKDIQSSGLSIL, encoded by the coding sequence ATGTCAAATTTAAATGTACAAGTATTTGCGGATGGTGCAGATATCGAGGAAATGAAAGCTGACTATGTTAATAAACAAGTGGATGGTTTTACGACAAATCCTAGTTTAATGGCTAAAGCAGGCGTTAAAGACTATAAAGCTTTTGCTGAAGAAGCGGTACGAGAAATTCCAGACGCTTCTATTTCATTTGAAGTTTTTGCAGATGATTTAGAAACGATGGAAAAAGAAGCAGAAATTTTAAAACAATATGGCGATAATGTATTTGTTAAAATTCCTATTGTAAATACTAAAGGTGAGTCTACTCTTCCATTAATTAAAAAGCTATCAGCAGATAACGTAAGATTAAATGTGACAGCTGTATATACGATGGATCAAGTTAAAGCAATCACAGAAGCAGTTACAGAAGGTGTACCAACTTATGTTTCTGTATTTGCTGGCCGCATTGCAGATACTGGTGTTGACCCACTACCTTTAATGAAAGAAGCTGTAGAAGTAACTCATAGTAAAAAAGGCGTACAATTACTATGGGCTAGTTGTCGTGAAGTACTTAATGTCATTCAAGCTGACGAAATTGGTGCTGATATCATTACTTGTCCACCAGATGTAGTAAAGAAAGTAAATAACAATATTGGTCGCGATGTAAATGAATTATCAGTAGATACGGTAAAAGGATTTGCAAAGGATATCCAAAGTTCAGGGTTATCTATACTTTAA
- a CDS encoding FAD/NAD(P)-binding protein, protein MRIAIIGTGTAGVSILRELVKNKNFSKMHIDAYDSTKNIGQGIPFQNDSEQLLINLPAEQMSLNLDNKREFFNWYEHQSTFKYKHPEYLPRFLFGHYMKSFIQKYNEQFENIHLIEQQVQEVFIEAGIGQTNVIYNVCTSEEIGKCKKYDVVFLTIGTMSYHDPYQLKGKKGYIHTPYPTYNTLDEVDETERIAVVGTGLASLDVIRYVVSHHPNLPITMTSRKGQLPSVRGEMPEVHFEHLTPVQLNQLKKEHFGNAPLEKVIKLFLKDCARYDLPIKQLIERRVGNPIDDLTYDLNHPIELGKLQSLLENAKENLNWIWNSLSRKDQKRFLSEYSWVLKDNSNPMPPETARLLVDYIQSGQIEIKSGLENIEYDDKQFHFEFKDQQETKQQFDVVINATGSKTQLADLDEDDQLIINMENRQVIQAHPLGGIQILAETNQVISPRYGTLDNMYAIGQLTNGINQSRNGVTMIVKQAVNVVKHLTKNN, encoded by the coding sequence ATGAGAATAGCCATTATAGGAACGGGGACCGCTGGAGTCAGCATTCTCAGAGAGTTAGTTAAAAATAAAAATTTTTCAAAAATGCACATTGATGCGTATGATAGTACGAAAAATATAGGACAGGGCATTCCATTTCAAAATGATAGTGAGCAATTATTAATCAATTTGCCTGCCGAACAAATGTCGTTAAATTTAGACAATAAAAGAGAGTTTTTCAATTGGTATGAACACCAGTCGACATTTAAATATAAGCATCCTGAATATTTACCGAGATTTCTCTTTGGTCATTACATGAAGAGTTTTATACAAAAGTACAATGAACAATTTGAGAATATCCACTTGATCGAACAACAAGTTCAAGAAGTATTTATAGAAGCAGGTATAGGGCAAACAAACGTTATATATAATGTCTGCACCTCTGAAGAAATAGGTAAATGTAAAAAATACGATGTTGTATTCTTAACTATTGGGACAATGTCATACCATGATCCATATCAATTGAAAGGAAAGAAAGGGTATATACATACACCATATCCAACTTATAATACACTAGACGAAGTTGACGAAACAGAACGCATTGCAGTAGTAGGTACAGGTTTAGCTAGTTTAGATGTTATAAGATACGTCGTGTCGCATCATCCTAACTTACCTATAACGATGACAAGTAGGAAGGGACAATTGCCAAGTGTGCGTGGGGAAATGCCTGAAGTTCACTTTGAACATTTAACTCCTGTGCAATTAAACCAATTGAAAAAGGAACATTTCGGCAATGCGCCATTAGAAAAAGTCATAAAGTTATTTTTAAAAGATTGTGCACGTTATGACTTACCAATTAAACAGTTAATAGAACGTAGAGTAGGCAATCCTATCGATGACTTAACATATGATTTAAATCATCCAATCGAATTAGGTAAATTACAAAGCTTACTAGAAAATGCTAAAGAAAATTTAAATTGGATTTGGAATAGTCTGAGTCGTAAAGACCAAAAGCGTTTTTTATCTGAATATAGTTGGGTGCTTAAAGATAATAGTAATCCTATGCCTCCAGAAACAGCTCGATTACTCGTAGATTATATTCAATCAGGTCAAATTGAAATTAAATCAGGACTAGAAAACATTGAATATGATGACAAACAATTTCACTTTGAATTTAAAGATCAACAAGAGACGAAACAACAATTTGATGTCGTTATTAATGCTACGGGTTCTAAGACACAACTCGCAGATTTGGATGAAGATGATCAACTCATTATAAATATGGAAAATAGACAAGTGATACAAGCACATCCACTAGGTGGAATTCAAATATTAGCTGAAACAAATCAAGTCATTAGTCCGAGATATGGTACTTTAGATAACATGTATGCGATAGGTCAATTAACAAATGGAATCAATCAATCTCGTAATGGTGTAACAATGATTGTTAAACAAGCAGTGAATGTAGTAAAGCATTTGACAAAAAATAATTAA
- a CDS encoding osmoprotectant ABC transporter substrate-binding protein, giving the protein MRKYKYLTLVIILSTLVLASCDLPGLGGGNAKKQVKISALATSESQIMAYLIKEQIEHDTHHKIEGSIINNLGSATIQHNALLKGDADINSTRYTGTDLTGVLKHKPISDSKKATEITQKQFNKKFDQTFFDSYGFENTFAFVVTKETAKKYNLHTVSDLKKIKDKVKVGTDTTWIKRGGDGYGPFKKHYGFGFSNLKPMQIGLVYDALKNKKLDVALGYTTDGRIAAYDLVVLKDDKNFFPPYDASAVAPNKLLKKHPEIKQSIEKLKGTIDTKQMQKLNYQADGEGKEPAIIAEEFLKKHHYFDNK; this is encoded by the coding sequence ATGCGAAAATATAAATATTTAACTTTAGTTATTATTTTAAGTACTTTGGTGCTAGCTTCATGTGATTTACCAGGATTAGGCGGAGGCAATGCTAAAAAACAAGTGAAAATTTCAGCTTTAGCTACGAGTGAATCTCAAATTATGGCATATTTAATTAAAGAGCAAATTGAACACGATACCCACCATAAAATTGAAGGCTCAATTATTAACAATTTAGGCTCAGCTACGATCCAACATAATGCACTATTAAAAGGTGACGCCGATATTAACAGTACACGCTACACTGGAACAGATTTAACAGGTGTGCTCAAGCATAAACCCATTTCTGATTCCAAAAAAGCAACCGAAATCACCCAAAAACAATTTAACAAGAAATTCGATCAAACATTTTTTGATTCTTACGGTTTTGAAAATACGTTTGCCTTTGTAGTAACGAAAGAAACTGCTAAAAAATATAATCTGCATACAGTTTCCGACTTAAAAAAAATAAAGGACAAAGTTAAAGTTGGTACAGATACCACTTGGATTAAACGCGGTGGCGACGGTTATGGTCCATTTAAAAAACATTACGGATTTGGTTTTAGCAATTTAAAACCTATGCAAATCGGATTAGTGTATGATGCCCTCAAAAATAAAAAATTAGACGTTGCATTAGGTTATACCACTGATGGTAGAATTGCAGCATATGATTTAGTCGTATTAAAAGACGATAAAAATTTCTTCCCGCCGTACGATGCGAGTGCAGTCGCGCCAAATAAATTACTTAAAAAACATCCAGAAATTAAACAATCGATTGAGAAATTAAAAGGTACAATCGATACAAAACAAATGCAAAAATTAAATTATCAAGCTGATGGCGAAGGCAAAGAACCTGCAATTATCGCTGAAGAATTCTTAAAGAAACATCATTATTTCGATAACAAATAA
- a CDS encoding glucosaminidase domain-containing protein: MTKQKKRSLLTIGGLLIVLGITVVIVFSMISDQIFFKHVKEQEKVENLNVSLHKAANKQIDNHTSQQTSDKKKENWRDASSTEIKSAMNSEALIDDDTQKYQFLELDKYQGIDDNRIKRMLLDNPTLLKHSDDFIQAAKRHHVNEVYLISHALLETGSAKSELSSGVKIDGKKYYNFFGVGALDEDPVKTGGEYAKKHGWDTPEKAIDGGAQFIHKHFLSHKDQNTLYSMRWNPKNPGEHQYATDIKWAKSNAKIMADFYDNMKTEGKYYKYFVYKDDAKHKK, from the coding sequence ATGACGAAACAGAAAAAACGCTCGCTTTTAACAATTGGTGGATTGTTAATTGTTTTGGGCATAACTGTAGTCATTGTTTTCTCAATGATTTCAGATCAAATATTCTTTAAGCACGTTAAAGAACAAGAAAAAGTAGAAAATTTGAATGTGTCTTTACATAAAGCTGCTAACAAACAAATTGATAACCACACGAGTCAACAAACTTCAGATAAAAAGAAAGAGAATTGGAGAGACGCTTCATCAACTGAGATTAAATCGGCTATGAACAGTGAAGCTCTCATTGATGATGATACACAAAAATATCAATTTTTAGAGTTAGATAAATATCAAGGCATCGATGACAATAGAATTAAGCGTATGCTTTTAGACAATCCGACATTACTTAAACATTCAGATGATTTCATTCAAGCTGCAAAGCGTCATCATGTAAATGAAGTTTATTTAATATCTCATGCATTACTTGAAACAGGTTCAGCTAAGAGTGAACTTTCAAGTGGTGTTAAAATAGATGGAAAAAAATACTATAATTTCTTTGGAGTTGGTGCATTAGATGAAGACCCAGTGAAAACGGGTGGCGAATATGCTAAGAAACATGGTTGGGATACGCCTGAGAAAGCCATTGACGGCGGGGCGCAATTTATCCACAAACATTTCTTATCACACAAAGATCAAAATACGCTATATAGTATGAGATGGAATCCTAAAAATCCTGGTGAACATCAATACGCTACGGATATTAAATGGGCAAAAAGTAATGCGAAGATTATGGCTGATTTCTATGACAACATGAAGACAGAAGGTAAATATTACAAATACTTCGTATACAAAGACGATGCTAAACATAAAAAGTAA
- the metK gene encoding methionine adenosyltransferase encodes MMYNKRLFTSESVTEGHPDKIADQVSDAILDEILKDDPNARVACETTVTTGMALISGEISTSTYVDIPKVVRETIKDIGYTRAKYGYDSQTMAVLTAIDEQSADIAQGVDKALEYRDETTEADIAATGAGDQGLMFGYATNETDTYMPLPIFLSHQLAKRLSDVRKDEIINYLRPDGKVQVTVEYDEHDEPSRIDTIVVSTQHAEDVELEQIQEDIKSHVIYPTVPENLLDDETKFFINPTGRFVIGGPQGDAGLTGRKIIVDTYGGYARHGGGCFSGKDPTKVDRSAAYAARYVAKNIVAAELADKCEVQLAYAIGVAEPVSISIDTFGTSHVSEEQLVEAVRSHFDLRPAGIIKMLDLKHPIYKQTAAYGHFGRTDVLLPWEKLDKVNLLKDAVKA; translated from the coding sequence ATTATGTATAATAAAAGATTATTCACTTCAGAATCTGTAACAGAAGGTCACCCAGATAAGATTGCAGATCAAGTTTCAGATGCAATTTTAGATGAAATACTAAAGGATGACCCTAATGCTCGTGTAGCTTGTGAAACGACTGTGACTACAGGTATGGCATTAATTTCTGGTGAAATATCTACTTCGACTTATGTAGATATTCCTAAAGTAGTTCGTGAAACAATTAAAGATATCGGTTATACACGTGCGAAATATGGTTACGATAGTCAAACGATGGCCGTGTTAACCGCGATAGATGAACAATCTGCAGATATCGCACAAGGTGTAGATAAGGCTTTAGAATACCGCGATGAAACAACTGAAGCGGATATCGCAGCTACTGGTGCCGGAGATCAAGGGTTAATGTTTGGTTATGCAACAAACGAAACGGATACTTATATGCCGTTACCGATATTTTTATCTCACCAGTTAGCGAAACGTTTATCAGACGTACGTAAAGATGAAATTATTAATTACTTGAGACCCGATGGTAAAGTCCAAGTTACTGTGGAGTACGATGAACATGATGAGCCTAGCAGAATTGACACAATTGTTGTATCAACGCAACATGCAGAAGATGTAGAATTGGAGCAAATTCAAGAAGACATTAAGTCCCATGTTATTTATCCAACAGTACCAGAAAATTTACTCGATGATGAAACTAAGTTCTTTATTAATCCAACAGGACGCTTCGTCATTGGTGGACCACAAGGTGATGCAGGACTTACAGGTCGTAAGATTATTGTAGATACTTATGGTGGTTATGCACGTCATGGTGGCGGTTGTTTCAGTGGTAAAGATCCAACCAAAGTGGATCGTTCAGCAGCTTATGCCGCACGATATGTTGCTAAAAACATCGTCGCTGCTGAATTAGCTGATAAATGTGAAGTTCAATTAGCATATGCAATCGGTGTTGCAGAACCAGTTTCAATTTCAATCGATACATTTGGTACAAGTCATGTTAGCGAAGAACAACTTGTTGAAGCGGTCAGATCTCATTTTGATTTAAGACCAGCAGGTATCATTAAAATGTTAGACTTAAAACACCCGATTTATAAACAAACAGCAGCCTATGGTCACTTCGGTCGTACTGATGTGTTACTACCATGGGAAAAATTAGATAAAGTGAACTTATTGAAAGATGCTGTTAAAGCATAA
- a CDS encoding sigma-70 family RNA polymerase sigma factor: MTFEQFHDKHQYIIHCVLKQYQVKYQYDEYYQQLLIKMWQLFLDYNCSKSSSIKNHLFIRLKYYLIDLFRQQGASLTNLNLEDHTNDLLSYDDSEFTLSLEQFRTILTNQEQQWLELKLAGFTQQEMAHQLNCSTSTLKNYQKRVRQKFINNYFEMKR, encoded by the coding sequence ATGACTTTTGAGCAATTTCACGATAAGCACCAATATATTATTCACTGTGTGTTGAAGCAATATCAAGTTAAATATCAATATGATGAATATTACCAGCAATTATTAATCAAGATGTGGCAACTATTTCTTGATTATAATTGCAGTAAATCATCCTCAATTAAAAACCATCTATTTATACGCCTCAAATACTATCTCATCGATTTATTTCGTCAACAAGGTGCATCGCTCACCAACCTAAACTTAGAAGATCACACTAATGATTTACTTAGTTATGATGATTCTGAATTTACCCTATCACTCGAGCAATTCCGCACTATTCTCACTAACCAAGAACAACAATGGCTAGAGTTAAAGCTTGCAGGCTTTACACAACAGGAAATGGCACATCAACTTAATTGTTCGACCTCTACTCTTAAAAATTATCAAAAACGCGTACGCCAGAAATTTATAAATAACTATTTTGAAATGAAAAGGTGA
- a CDS encoding fluoride efflux transporter FluC, whose product MIKILLLMCGGGIGAVIRGTITHLCQRYFNSQIPIATSLVNILGSFIIGMVMALTIHNTWIHPFFVVGVLGGFTTFSTLSSELVKFLTPNKQYGLFFIYSTIQYVGAFIACICGYYLI is encoded by the coding sequence ATGATAAAAATCCTACTTCTTATGTGTGGCGGTGGCATTGGTGCTGTTATCAGAGGTACGATCACGCATCTATGTCAACGATATTTTAATAGTCAGATACCTATTGCGACAAGCCTTGTCAATATATTGGGTAGTTTCATAATTGGAATGGTAATGGCTTTAACAATTCACAATACGTGGATACACCCTTTTTTCGTAGTTGGTGTACTTGGCGGTTTCACAACATTCTCAACGCTTTCTTCAGAATTAGTTAAATTCTTAACACCTAACAAACAATATGGCTTGTTCTTCATCTATTCAACAATACAATATGTCGGTGCATTTATCGCTTGTATTTGTGGTTATTATCTCATTTAA
- a CDS encoding aldo/keto reductase yields MPMVGLGTFRVENSDECKLAVKHAIESGYRHIDTAMIYENEVKVGEGIAEALETTGLKRSDLFITSKLWLADYGRNNVADAYNKSLERLGLDYLDLYLMHWPGTDEALMIDTWQGMEDLYKQDKVKNIGVSNFNVEHFEALLAQVSIKPVINQVEFHPYLTQEPLRRYMEVQNIHVESWSPLMNAQILDDETVQAIATEIGKSPAQVIIRWNIEHGVVVIPKSVTPSRIEENLDVFNFELSEEQVSKLDQINEDKRIGPDPSEFTGKDK; encoded by the coding sequence ATGCCAATGGTTGGTTTAGGTACATTTCGTGTCGAAAATTCAGACGAATGTAAATTAGCAGTTAAACATGCAATTGAAAGTGGTTATAGACATATTGATACTGCAATGATCTATGAAAATGAAGTTAAAGTAGGGGAAGGAATAGCTGAAGCTTTAGAAACTACTGGTTTAAAACGAAGTGATTTATTTATTACTTCAAAACTGTGGCTCGCAGATTATGGACGCAATAATGTGGCAGATGCTTATAATAAATCTTTAGAACGTTTAGGTTTAGATTATTTAGACCTTTATTTAATGCATTGGCCAGGTACTGATGAAGCATTAATGATTGATACATGGCAAGGAATGGAAGACTTATATAAGCAAGACAAAGTGAAAAATATCGGTGTGAGTAACTTTAATGTAGAACACTTTGAAGCACTGTTAGCACAAGTATCTATCAAACCAGTTATTAACCAAGTTGAGTTTCATCCTTATTTAACGCAAGAACCTTTAAGACGCTATATGGAAGTTCAAAATATCCATGTAGAATCATGGTCCCCATTAATGAATGCACAAATATTAGATGATGAAACAGTTCAAGCGATAGCTACAGAAATTGGAAAGTCGCCTGCACAAGTCATTATTAGATGGAATATAGAACACGGTGTAGTCGTAATTCCTAAATCTGTAACACCAAGTCGTATTGAAGAAAATTTAGATGTGTTTAATTTTGAATTAAGCGAGGAGCAAGTATCTAAGTTAGATCAAATAAACGAAGATAAACGTATCGGGCCAGATCCAAGCGAATTTACTGGTAAAGATAAGTAA
- the crcB gene encoding fluoride efflux transporter CrcB — translation MKYLYIFLGGAIGALLRYIVSFLNFSMMFPLGNFIANILGSFILGIVGVYTFRLLVNKPNLQQGLSVGLLGTLTTFSTFQFELVQLLQQGIIIWLIVYACVSYVVGLLACFAGMKLGGRLA, via the coding sequence ATGAAATATTTATATATTTTTTTGGGTGGTGCTATAGGTGCACTACTGAGATATATTGTCTCCTTTCTGAATTTTTCAATGATGTTCCCTCTTGGAAACTTTATAGCGAATATACTTGGCTCTTTTATTTTAGGTATTGTAGGTGTCTATACGTTTCGTCTATTAGTGAATAAACCAAACTTACAACAAGGGCTCTCAGTAGGATTGTTAGGTACATTGACTACATTTTCAACCTTTCAATTTGAACTTGTACAACTATTACAACAAGGTATAATTATATGGCTAATCGTTTATGCATGCGTTAGTTATGTTGTCGGTTTACTTGCTTGCTTTGCAGGTATGAAGTTAGGAGGTAGGTTAGCATGA
- the ribE gene encoding riboflavin synthase — MFTGIVEELGTINKITNQNSVVNLTINCETILSGMHIGDSINVNGACLTVTEFNHQSFSVQVIKGTENKTYLNKLRQGDEVNLERAMSGNGRFGGHFVLGHVDAVAKVTRIQDSANSKIVTIKPPQSSLKQMVQQGSITVDGVSLTIFQLKDTEFDIHLIPETRRATILNQKRVGDSVHIETDMLFKYVEKLMTNKDSGLTAEKLSMFGF, encoded by the coding sequence ATGTTTACCGGTATCGTTGAAGAATTAGGAACGATTAATAAAATTACGAATCAAAATTCGGTCGTTAATTTAACCATAAATTGTGAAACTATTTTATCAGGTATGCATATCGGAGACTCAATTAACGTCAACGGTGCATGTTTAACAGTAACCGAATTTAACCATCAATCATTTTCAGTTCAAGTCATTAAAGGAACTGAAAATAAAACTTATCTTAATAAATTGAGACAAGGTGATGAAGTCAATTTAGAAAGAGCGATGAGTGGCAATGGACGTTTTGGCGGACATTTCGTTCTTGGACACGTCGATGCGGTGGCGAAAGTTACGCGTATTCAAGATTCTGCAAATTCAAAAATTGTCACAATCAAACCACCCCAATCGTCATTAAAACAAATGGTGCAACAAGGTTCGATTACTGTAGATGGTGTAAGTTTAACTATTTTTCAATTAAAAGATACTGAATTTGATATTCATCTTATCCCGGAAACGCGTCGTGCTACGATTTTAAATCAAAAGCGTGTAGGAGATTCGGTGCACATTGAAACAGATATGCTTTTCAAATACGTTGAAAAATTAATGACGAATAAAGATTCAGGACTTACAGCTGAAAAGTTAAGCATGTTTGGATTTTAG
- a CDS encoding competence protein ComK: protein MSQLTKILYFKTVLSYEPLTLCQFTTHQFTYPTTITRTLKYFLETYQLSFDLQCKKAKQLLKIRKLVPLVVSKDIILFPVKTQRAPLQYYINAAAITGITSKGNQTYIFFENTTYIILDVPYTLVYKKWQESLTLSHLLT from the coding sequence ATGTCTCAATTAACAAAAATCTTATATTTCAAGACTGTACTGAGTTACGAACCATTGACGTTATGTCAGTTTACGACACATCAATTTACCTATCCTACAACGATTACACGCACACTCAAATATTTTCTTGAAACATATCAATTATCATTCGATCTTCAATGTAAAAAAGCTAAACAGTTATTAAAAATTCGTAAGTTAGTCCCTTTAGTCGTATCAAAAGACATTATTTTATTTCCTGTTAAAACGCAACGTGCCCCTCTACAATATTATATTAATGCCGCAGCAATTACAGGTATAACTTCAAAAGGCAATCAAACTTATATATTTTTTGAAAATACAACATATATTATTTTAGATGTCCCCTATACGCTCGTTTATAAAAAATGGCAAGAAAGCCTAACACTTTCTCACCTTTTAACTTAA
- the ribD gene encoding bifunctional diaminohydroxyphosphoribosylaminopyrimidine deaminase/5-amino-6-(5-phosphoribosylamino)uracil reductase RibD, with translation MSHYLNYAIQLAKMVDGQTGVNPPVGSVVVNAGRIVGIGAHLRQGDKHAEVQALDMAQDQARGGTIYISLEPCTHYGSTPPCVNKIIEHGLKKVIYAVKDTTLESEGDAILQNAGIEVEYRPIEEAEALYHDFFISKQQGLPEVTVKVSCSLDGKQATDEAQSKWITNPQVKQDVFALRHNHDAVLTGRGTLDADNPQYTTRIENGKNPLRVVLSKSGQINFDLDIFKEPPQPIWIYTENKQLESPHSQINIKYLTQCSIENILKDLYQQGIGRVLVESGPTVTSEFLQSDFINELIIYYAPKIIGGSGKYQFFQTTEVTDLANVSQFEIVNTRMLEQNIKLELRKK, from the coding sequence GTGAGTCATTATTTAAATTATGCAATTCAATTAGCTAAAATGGTTGACGGTCAAACTGGGGTAAATCCACCCGTTGGCTCTGTTGTAGTAAATGCAGGACGTATCGTAGGCATTGGTGCGCATTTAAGACAAGGTGATAAACATGCTGAGGTACAAGCGTTGGATATGGCTCAAGATCAAGCAAGAGGCGGAACGATTTATATCTCGTTAGAACCATGTACACATTACGGTTCTACACCTCCTTGTGTAAATAAAATAATTGAACATGGGCTGAAGAAAGTCATCTACGCTGTTAAAGATACAACGTTAGAATCTGAAGGTGACGCAATATTACAAAATGCTGGTATTGAAGTTGAATATCGACCTATAGAAGAAGCGGAAGCTTTATATCACGACTTCTTTATTTCGAAACAACAGGGTTTGCCTGAAGTAACAGTCAAAGTTTCTTGTAGTTTAGATGGCAAACAAGCAACGGACGAAGCTCAAAGCAAATGGATTACAAATCCACAGGTCAAACAAGATGTCTTTGCGTTGCGTCATAATCACGATGCAGTATTGACCGGTCGTGGCACACTAGATGCTGATAACCCACAATATACGACACGTATTGAAAATGGTAAAAATCCACTAAGAGTGGTGTTATCTAAATCAGGCCAAATAAATTTTGATTTAGACATTTTTAAAGAACCGCCACAACCAATTTGGATTTATACAGAAAATAAACAACTAGAAAGTCCACATAGTCAAATCAATATCAAATATTTAACTCAATGTTCTATTGAAAATATATTAAAAGATTTATATCAACAAGGTATAGGTCGCGTGCTTGTAGAATCAGGACCGACAGTGACTTCTGAATTTCTCCAATCAGATTTTATCAATGAACTTATTATATATTATGCCCCGAAAATCATTGGTGGTTCAGGAAAGTATCAATTTTTCCAAACTACTGAAGTGACAGATTTAGCAAATGTATCACAATTCGAAATTGTAAATACACGTATGCTTGAGCAAAATATTAAATTAGAATTGCGAAAGAAGTGA
- a CDS encoding NERD domain-containing protein produces MSGVPLLIGLAVAIIVAVVLLILFIAALSSKKKAQKKVEEKYQSREKKLKDEHKEELEKERIENKKTVTKQKEDYDNTVNNKDREIDALKLFSKNESEYVTDMRLIGIRERLVNEKRIRPEDMHIMANIFLPENEFSNVQRLSHLVLTRTGLYIIDSQLLKGHVYNGINSRQFKEQPTMEQVFETLDLDKQSPQTLVLDQNDDKHSLSFVNYSKYLSDLEHLAGDLQTKLNLKFTPTTILYFNPKNEGAVTISNYAQSSSSKVLVGPEQLDEFFNKFVFHGRIQYNVEDLQRIMDEIETFN; encoded by the coding sequence ATGAGTGGAGTACCATTATTAATTGGTCTAGCTGTCGCAATCATTGTAGCAGTTGTATTGCTCATTCTTTTCATTGCTGCACTAAGTAGTAAGAAGAAGGCACAAAAAAAGGTTGAAGAGAAATATCAATCTAGAGAAAAGAAATTAAAAGACGAGCATAAAGAAGAGTTAGAGAAAGAACGTATTGAAAATAAAAAGACAGTGACAAAGCAAAAGGAAGATTACGATAATACTGTAAATAACAAAGATCGAGAAATCGATGCTTTAAAGTTGTTCTCTAAAAATGAAAGTGAATATGTAACGGATATGCGATTAATCGGTATTCGTGAACGTTTAGTGAATGAGAAACGCATTCGACCAGAGGATATGCACATCATGGCGAATATATTCTTGCCAGAGAATGAATTCAGTAATGTACAAAGATTAAGTCATTTAGTACTAACACGTACTGGTCTTTATATCATTGACTCACAGTTATTAAAGGGACATGTATATAACGGCATTAACTCAAGACAATTCAAAGAACAACCTACGATGGAACAAGTATTTGAAACGCTAGATCTTGATAAACAATCACCACAAACGTTAGTTTTAGATCAAAATGATGATAAACATTCGTTATCATTTGTGAACTATTCAAAATACTTAAGTGATTTAGAACATTTAGCAGGTGATTTACAAACAAAATTAAACTTGAAATTCACACCGACAACAATTCTTTACTTTAATCCGAAGAATGAAGGCGCGGTTACAATTTCAAACTATGCACAAAGTTCTAGTTCGAAAGTATTGGTTGGGCCTGAACAATTAGACGAATTCTTTAATAAATTCGTATTCCATGGTCGAATTCAATATAACGTTGAAGATTTACAACGTATTATGGATGAGATTGAAACATTCAATTAA